ACACCATGGTCACCGGCACGTCGTAGCGGCGCTCGTCACGCAGCCGCACGACGCCCTGGGTGACCGCGGCCGGCACCGCGAGGGCCCCGGCCGCCACCTCCGCCTTGAGCTCCGCCGACATGTCGTCGGAGTCGGGACCCTCGAAGGGCTCCCAGCCGGGGAACGCCACCACGCCGTCGACGGGCTCGAAGAACCCGAAGTAGGTCTCGCCGTCCTCGGAGGGCATGCCCCCGACCAGCACCACCCGCGCCACCGCCTCCGGGCGGGCGTCGGCCGCGACCCAGGCCAGGGCGCAGGCCGCGGAGTGGCCGACCACCAGCACCGGCCCGTCGGCGGCGTCCACGGCCGCGACGACGGCCGCCACCTGGTCGTCGTACGTCGCGCCGGCGTCGCCGTCGCCCTGGCCGGGCAGGGTCAGGGCGACCGGGCGGTGCCCGAGCCGCTCCAGCCCGGGCACGACCTCGCGCCAGGCCGTCGCGTCGAGCCACATGCCGGCGATGAGCAGGATGTCCATGTCAGTCCTCGTCCCGGGTCAGGAAGGCCGTGAGGCCTCCTCACCCAAGGTAAAGCAGGGCGCCGACGTCGCGCTCAGGACACCGTCGTGAGCAGCTGCGTGGCGCGGGTCAGCACCACGTAGAGCGTGGCCCGGCCGGTCTGCGACTCGTCCTCGATCTCCTGGGGGCGCACGACCACGATCCCGTCGAACTCCAGGCCCTTGGTGTCGAGACCGGTGAGCACCACGACCCGGTCCTCCCCCGACGGCGTGACCGAGGAGTCGACCGCGGCGCGGGCACCCTTCGCGTCGTCGGCGAGCTCGGGCCACGAGGCCAGCCACCCGTTGACCTGCGAGCGGCGCGCGGCCGCGACCACGACGCCGACGGTGCCGGCCACGCGGCCGGCGAGGTCGACGACGGCCTCGCGGACGGCGGCCTCGAGGTCGGGGGCGTCCTCGACGACCCGCGGCTCGACGCCGGTCGAGCGCACCGCGGTGGGCAGGTCGGCGTCGAGGCCGACCCGCTCGGCGTACGCCGCCGCGTGGGCGTAGATCTCGGAGGAGTTGCGGTAGTTGGTCGAGAGGTGGAACTCGTGCAGCGCCTTGCCCTCGATCGCCTCGGCGCGGGCCGCGGCCGACTCCTCGGGCACCGGCCAGGACGACTGGGCGGGGTCGCCCACGATGGTCCACGACGCGGTGCGCCCGCGGCGCCCGACCATCCGCCACTGCATCGGGGTGAGGTCCTGGGCCTCGTCGACGAGCACGTGGGCGAAGGGGTCGTCGTCGATCTTGTGGGTCGGCGGGGCCCAGGCCCGGCCGGAGGGCGCGTACTCGCGGTCGGCGGCGGTCATCAGCTCGGCCATGTCGTGCCCGCCGTCGAGCAGCGCGGTGTCGGAGAGCGACGCCTCGTCGTCGGTGCGCTCGGGCACGTCGCCGAGCGCGTAGCGCAGCTCGTCGAGCAGCGGCACGTCCTGGACCGTGAGGTCCTTGCCGACCGGGTGGTCGGGCAGGTCGGCCCACGACTTGGTGAGCACCCGCTGCTCCTCGGCCGAGAGGACGCCCTCGGCGACCCGGGCCAGCACCTCGGGCTCGCGCAGCCAGGCCAGCACCGTGGGGGCGTCGAGCGGCGGCCACCAGGCGGTGACGAAGTCGAGGAACCGCTGGTCGCCCAGCAGGTCCTCGTTGAAGGAGTCGCGGCCGCGCTCGCGCCCGCGCTCGCCGCGCACCTGGCGCCACAGCGCGTCGAGCAGCGCGCCCGGCACCCGGGGCAGCTGGCGGTTGCGGCGCCCCTGCGACATCAGCTGGCGCCGGATGCGGCCGAGCAGGCCGCGGTCGAGCACCAGCACGTCGTCGCGGTAGAAGGTGCGGAACTCGGTGGGGCTGCCGGGCGCCTGCTGGCGCGCGACGCGGCGCACGACCTCGGCCATCCGGGCCGCGCCCTTGACGTCGGCCACCGACGGGTCGTCGTGGCGGGTCGCGCGCACGCCGTCGACGACCTCGCCGAGCGAGCGCAGCGCGACCGCGGTCTCGCCGAGGCTGGGCAGCACCCGCTCGATGTAGCGCATGAAGACACCGCTGGGCCCGACGATGAGCACGCCGCCGGTCTCGTAGCGGCGCCGGTCGGTGTAGAGCAGGTACGCCGCGCGGTGCAGCGCGACGACGGTCTTGCCGACGCCCGGTCCGCCGGAGATCGCGACGACGCCCTTGCCGGGCGCGCGGATCGCCTGGTCCTGCTCGGCCTGGATGGTGGCCACGATCGAGTGCATGGTGCGGTCGCGGGCCCGCGAGAGCTGCGCCATCAGCGCGCCCTCGCCCACGATCGGCAGGTCCGCGCCGGTCTCCTCGAGCGCCTCGGCGTCGAGCAGCTCGTCCTCGACGCCGACCACCTTCGGCCCCTCCGAGCGCAGCACCCGGCGGCGGATCACCTGCTGGGGCGTGGCCGCGGTGGCTTGGTAGAAGACCGCGGCGGCCGGGGCGCGCCAGTCGATGAGCAGCGAGTCGCGCTCGGCGTCACGCAGCCCGATGCGCCCGATGTAGCGCGGCTCGGGGTCGAGCCCGGGGTGCAGGTCGAGGCGCCCGAAGACCAGCCCCTCGTGGGCGGCGTCGAGCTGGGCGATGCGCCGCGCGGCCTGGTAGACCATCGCGTCGCGCTCGACCAGCCCGCCCTCGTGGCCCAGCCGGCCCCGGTCGTGGCCCTCCTTGGCCAGCGCCTGGGCCGCGGCCGACGACAGCGCGAGCTGCGCGTAGACCTTGTCGACGTACGCCTGTTCGCGCGCGGTCTCCTGCGCTGCGAGATCCTCGGTCAACGCCCGCATCCCCTTCACCGTGCTGCTCCTCGTGCAAGGAGAGGACTTTACCGGTCCCTGTCGGACGACGGCACGCCGACGCCCCCTACCGGGCTCAGGCCACCGGGCGGTAGAGCAGGATCGACCCCTCGAAGGGGCGCCCCCGGTCCTCGTAGAGGCGCACGTCGTAGGTGTCGCCCGCCAGCAGCTGACCGGCGATGCTGCTGCCGCCGCGCGCCGAGGAGCTCAGGCTCGAGGCGACGTCGTCGCTGCGCCGCCTCCCCGACTGCGCCTCGAGGCCAACAGTGCCGCCGTCCCAGGTGTAGCCGACCAGCACGGGCCCCTCTTCGGTCTCGACACGACGGGCGACCGGCTCGCCGTCCTCGGTGGCCGTCATCGCGCTGGCGAGCCGCCACCGGCGGCCGTCGTGCTCCACGACCTCGTCGACCGAGGCGCCGTCGACGGTGGTGGTCGCCGG
The Nocardioides marinisabuli genome window above contains:
- a CDS encoding alpha/beta fold hydrolase, with amino-acid sequence MDILLIAGMWLDATAWREVVPGLERLGHRPVALTLPGQGDGDAGATYDDQVAAVVAAVDAADGPVLVVGHSAACALAWVAADARPEAVARVVLVGGMPSEDGETYFGFFEPVDGVVAFPGWEPFEGPDSDDMSAELKAEVAAGALAVPAAVTQGVVRLRDERRYDVPVTMVCPEYTPEQAREWVEAGDVPELARARQVDYVDIDSGHWPMYTRPDELARLLADCAADRGEPRN
- a CDS encoding HelD family protein, whose translation is MRALTEDLAAQETAREQAYVDKVYAQLALSSAAAQALAKEGHDRGRLGHEGGLVERDAMVYQAARRIAQLDAAHEGLVFGRLDLHPGLDPEPRYIGRIGLRDAERDSLLIDWRAPAAAVFYQATAATPQQVIRRRVLRSEGPKVVGVEDELLDAEALEETGADLPIVGEGALMAQLSRARDRTMHSIVATIQAEQDQAIRAPGKGVVAISGGPGVGKTVVALHRAAYLLYTDRRRYETGGVLIVGPSGVFMRYIERVLPSLGETAVALRSLGEVVDGVRATRHDDPSVADVKGAARMAEVVRRVARQQAPGSPTEFRTFYRDDVLVLDRGLLGRIRRQLMSQGRRNRQLPRVPGALLDALWRQVRGERGRERGRDSFNEDLLGDQRFLDFVTAWWPPLDAPTVLAWLREPEVLARVAEGVLSAEEQRVLTKSWADLPDHPVGKDLTVQDVPLLDELRYALGDVPERTDDEASLSDTALLDGGHDMAELMTAADREYAPSGRAWAPPTHKIDDDPFAHVLVDEAQDLTPMQWRMVGRRGRTASWTIVGDPAQSSWPVPEESAAARAEAIEGKALHEFHLSTNYRNSSEIYAHAAAYAERVGLDADLPTAVRSTGVEPRVVEDAPDLEAAVREAVVDLAGRVAGTVGVVVAAARRSQVNGWLASWPELADDAKGARAAVDSSVTPSGEDRVVVLTGLDTKGLEFDGIVVVRPQEIEDESQTGRATLYVVLTRATQLLTTVS